In Streptomyces sp. NBC_00414, a single window of DNA contains:
- a CDS encoding aminoglycoside phosphotransferase family protein: MSRTFSAWVTSGEDFLGVAGPFAVDVPRWPEVEPVVLRLQRALNVRVLVLRLLSVDGGEGGRDGHVTYHVEALERPHVLLQLPADPGLLEGEQALRAPWADIDGLRELLDWSTRTLAAAGRPVTGPVEQLRTWNLAGLFRLPTDRGAVWLKATPGFAADEAEVIAAFARVDPGLVPTVVGSAEGRFLMEHIPGEDCWRASARTAASGVRRFVAAQAVLAERPLERPSSVPDRRVSVLAERVRELLDGPVRAELTAQEVGLARKLADRRPLLEECGLPDTVVHGDFHPGNWRADGGPPVVVDFADAHWGNPVLDALRLCSFLPEPVRASAARAWADAWREQVPGSDPVRALAVAEPLAPLAFAVRYQEFLDGVEPSERVYHQGDPAAAIREAVRRATAPDPSLAGPGRTVAV; the protein is encoded by the coding sequence GTGAGCCGAACTTTCAGCGCGTGGGTGACGTCGGGCGAGGACTTCCTCGGCGTCGCCGGCCCCTTCGCCGTCGACGTACCGAGATGGCCCGAGGTCGAACCGGTCGTCCTGCGACTGCAACGGGCCCTGAACGTACGGGTCCTGGTGCTGCGCCTGCTGTCCGTGGACGGCGGGGAGGGCGGGCGCGACGGCCATGTGACCTACCACGTCGAGGCGTTGGAGCGTCCGCACGTGCTGCTCCAACTGCCCGCGGATCCGGGGTTGCTGGAAGGGGAGCAGGCACTGCGGGCGCCGTGGGCCGACATCGACGGGCTACGGGAACTCCTCGACTGGTCGACACGCACCCTCGCCGCGGCGGGGCGGCCGGTGACCGGCCCGGTGGAACAGCTCCGCACCTGGAACCTGGCCGGGCTCTTCCGGCTGCCGACCGACCGCGGGGCGGTCTGGCTCAAGGCCACCCCGGGCTTCGCCGCGGACGAGGCCGAGGTGATCGCCGCGTTCGCCCGCGTCGACCCGGGGCTGGTGCCGACCGTCGTGGGCTCCGCCGAGGGACGCTTCCTGATGGAGCACATTCCGGGCGAGGACTGCTGGAGGGCGTCGGCGCGGACCGCCGCCTCGGGGGTGAGACGGTTCGTCGCCGCGCAGGCGGTCCTCGCGGAACGCCCGCTGGAGCGGCCTTCCTCCGTACCGGACCGGCGGGTGTCCGTTCTCGCCGAGCGGGTGAGGGAGCTGCTCGACGGGCCTGTCCGCGCCGAGCTCACGGCACAAGAGGTCGGTCTGGCCCGGAAGCTGGCCGATCGCCGGCCGCTGCTGGAGGAGTGCGGCCTGCCGGACACGGTCGTGCACGGCGACTTCCACCCCGGTAACTGGCGTGCCGACGGCGGGCCGCCGGTCGTTGTCGACTTCGCCGACGCACACTGGGGAAACCCGGTCCTGGACGCTCTGCGTCTTTGCTCCTTCCTCCCCGAGCCAGTGCGCGCGAGCGCCGCCCGCGCCTGGGCCGACGCGTGGCGGGAGCAGGTCCCCGGCAGCGATCCGGTCCGCGCCCTGGCCGTCGCCGAACCGCTCGCGCCGCTCGCGTTCGCGGTGCGTTACCAGGAGTTCCTGGACGGCGTCGAACCGTCGGAGCGGGTCTACCACCAGGGCGATCC